The segment CCAAAGGTTCCTACCATTTGTTCTGCTATATCAGTTGCCCTTTGAAGATCATTAGAAGCACCCGTAGTTATTTTGCCAAAAACAACCTCTTCTGCCGAGCGTCCACCTAGAAGTGTCGCTATCTGACCTTTCAATTCGTCTTTTGAATTAAGAAACCTTTCTTCTGTGGGAAGTTGAAGTGTATATCCCAATGCGCTCATACCTCTAGGAACAATGGAAATTTTTGCTACTTTTGATCCTCCCGGCATAAGATGTCCAACAATTGCATGACCTACTTCATGATAAGCAACAACTTTTTTCTCATCATCCTGAAGAACTCTACTTTTTTTCTCTAGACCTGCGACGACTCTCTCAATTGCTTCACTCAAATCTTGTTGTTCTACACTTTTTCTTTTTGCTCTTGCAGCTAACAAAGCCGCCTCATTAACCATATTTGCCAGGTCTGCCCCAGCAAAACCACTTGTAGCTTGAGCGATTGAATCTAAATCAATAGTTTCTGCTAATTTTACTTTTTTGGTATAAATTTCTAAAATTGTTTTTCTACCGGATAAGTCTGGTCTATCTACTAAAACTTGCCTATCAAATCTACCTGGTCTTAATAATGCTGCATCAAGAACTTCCGGCTGGTTAGTCGCAGCTAAAACTATTACAGGTTTATCAGCTGAAGCAAAACCATCCATTTCAGTAAGCAATTGGTTTAGTGTTTGCTCTCTTTCATCATTTCCTCCCACTACACCCATTGATCCTGAACGACTCTTACCAATAGCATCTAATTCATCAATAAAGATAATACAGGGAGCTTTCTTCTTTGCTTGTTCAAACAAATCTCTTACTCTTGCGGCACCAGCTCCTACAAAAAGTTCAACAAATTCAGAACCAGAAATAATGAAGAAAGGAACTTCTGCTTCTCCTGCAACTGCCTTAGAGAGAAGAGTCTTTCCGGTTCCTGGTGGTCCGACCAATAACACACCTTTTGGGATTCTTGCACCAATATCAGTGTATCTTTCTGGTTTCTTCAAAAAGTCAACTATTTCTGTTAATTCATCCTTCGCCTCATCAACACCAGCAACATCTTCGAAAGTAACTTTTGATTCATCATCTGGAACATAAACTTTAGCCTTACTTTTCGTAAAACTCAATGCACCTTGAGCACCTCCTCCACCCATACTCCTTCTTGCAAAAAATTGCAGTACCAAGATAAAAATTAATGGTGGAACTACCCAGCTAAGAATTGTTGAAAAGAAATTTGGTTTTTTAGGGGGAGCTGCCGCGAATTCAACACCTTTACTTTCCAACCTTTGAGGCAGATCCATATCAAAAATTGGAGTCGTTGCTAATACTGAAGGGGCTCCCTCTTCTGCTCCATTCAGTTCGTATCTAATTTGTTCTTGTGTAATATAAGCTCTCTTAACTTCACCATCATTTACTTGATCTATAAATAAAGAGTAAGGGACTCTTGGTATTTGCATATTTTGGTTAGGGAACAAGCTGCTGAATAAAAGTAATGCTCCGAGTCCAATTAAAATGATATTTACTATTCCAAATCTTCTATTAGGCTGATTATCGTCTTGTCTTATTGGCATGATTAATATCAATTGTGGGTTTATTATAAACTAAAAGAACGAGTTCCGTACCTGTATGATTTTTTTTGGGTAAGAACCGAACGGTATTTTAATCAAAAACCACTTCCAAATTTTTTAAGTAATACTCTTCACATAAATATCATTACCGATAAAACTAGTTTCAGGTTCATTTAGGTTAAAAACTTCATCCATATCTGTAAATTCAAAATCCGAGAAAGGATTCATGCTACTTACTCCTCCTAATATCTTTGGTGCAATAAAAGTCATTAGTTCTTGAATACAACCTGCTTTCATAGCTGAAGTTGCCAACTTAGGTCCACATTCCCAGAAAACATTATTACAACCTTTTTTTGCTAATAAATTTGAAAGTAATATAGGATTATCAGAGGATAATTTTTCAATCTCTACACCCTCTGGGATTCTCTTAAGAAATTTCTCATCTGCAGTAGAAGCGTCATATACAACAAGTGTCCTGGCTAATTTACAATCCCACAAATTGGATTTTACTGGCAGGTTTAAAGTTTTTGTGAATACTACTCTTAAAGGCTCAGGATTTCTTATACCTCGAGAAGTTAAAAAAGGATCGTCTTTTCTTAATGTGTTACCCCCAATAACTATTGCGTCAAAGGAAGCTCTTAAAGAGTGAACTAATGATCTTGAATCTTTATTTGTAATCCATTTACTTTTACCATTTTTAAGACCAACTCTTCCATCCATACTCATTGCCCATTTCATAACCCCATAAGCGTTATCGGTAATATTCTTATGAATAAAAGACTTATTTAGTTCT is part of the Prochlorococcus marinus subsp. pastoris str. CCMP1986 genome and harbors:
- the ftsH gene encoding ATP-dependent zinc metalloprotease FtsH, giving the protein MPIRQDDNQPNRRFGIVNIILIGLGALLLFSSLFPNQNMQIPRVPYSLFIDQVNDGEVKRAYITQEQIRYELNGAEEGAPSVLATTPIFDMDLPQRLESKGVEFAAAPPKKPNFFSTILSWVVPPLIFILVLQFFARRSMGGGGAQGALSFTKSKAKVYVPDDESKVTFEDVAGVDEAKDELTEIVDFLKKPERYTDIGARIPKGVLLVGPPGTGKTLLSKAVAGEAEVPFFIISGSEFVELFVGAGAARVRDLFEQAKKKAPCIIFIDELDAIGKSRSGSMGVVGGNDEREQTLNQLLTEMDGFASADKPVIVLAATNQPEVLDAALLRPGRFDRQVLVDRPDLSGRKTILEIYTKKVKLAETIDLDSIAQATSGFAGADLANMVNEAALLAARAKRKSVEQQDLSEAIERVVAGLEKKSRVLQDDEKKVVAYHEVGHAIVGHLMPGGSKVAKISIVPRGMSALGYTLQLPTEERFLNSKDELKGQIATLLGGRSAEEVVFGKITTGASNDLQRATDIAEQMVGTFGMSDILGPLAYDKQGGGQFLGNGNNPRRSVSDATAQAIDKEVRDLVDDAHETALNILRNNLPLLESISQKILQEEVIEGEDLKNLLAETKMPA
- the ribD gene encoding bifunctional diaminohydroxyphosphoribosylaminopyrimidine deaminase/5-amino-6-(5-phosphoribosylamino)uracil reductase RibD, with protein sequence MIESHIIDIKWMKRAIYLASLGKGRTSPNPMVGAVILDKNGNLISEGFHSKSGMPHAEAMAFNNLKKDARDGTIYVNLEPCCHQGKTPPCVDKIISFGIKRVFVSIEDPDKRMSGKGIKLLKDAGIKVHLGLCKKESKELNKSFIHKNITDNAYGVMKWAMSMDGRVGLKNGKSKWITNKDSRSLVHSLRASFDAIVIGGNTLRKDDPFLTSRGIRNPEPLRVVFTKTLNLPVKSNLWDCKLARTLVVYDASTADEKFLKRIPEGVEIEKLSSDNPILLSNLLAKKGCNNVFWECGPKLATSAMKAGCIQELMTFIAPKILGGVSSMNPFSDFEFTDMDEVFNLNEPETSFIGNDIYVKSIT